In Elusimicrobiota bacterium, a single genomic region encodes these proteins:
- a CDS encoding D-alanine--D-alanine ligase: protein MKKLRILILCGGKSAERQVSLVSAKQVLSKLDRSRCEPELVLIDAKGRWLKADEKRLSGKVESDSNNLAAGTKAVIPTEKLSSPSRPDVVFPVLHGPMGEDGTVQGLLELAGVAYVGCGVLGSALGMDKEVSKRLALQAGLPLLPYRVIRRPSQGLAALRELGLPVFVKPARLGSSVGVSKVKSEAELLAALESAFLYDDKVILEKGIEAREIECAALGDPWAEAEDPLALKASICGEIAPQAEFYDYKAKYLDPEGARLLIPAPLPQKTSDEIREMALAAFKVLDCYAMGRVDFLMDKHGGRVYFNEINTIPGFTPASMYPLLWQASGIETPKLLELLIELALRRGRARSKLKTTP, encoded by the coding sequence ATGAAGAAGCTGCGTATTTTAATTCTCTGCGGCGGAAAGTCGGCCGAGCGCCAGGTGTCCTTGGTCTCGGCCAAGCAAGTCCTCTCCAAACTTGACCGCTCGCGCTGCGAGCCGGAGCTCGTGCTCATCGACGCCAAGGGCCGCTGGCTCAAGGCCGACGAGAAGCGTTTGAGCGGGAAGGTGGAGAGCGATTCCAATAACCTCGCCGCGGGAACGAAGGCCGTGATTCCCACCGAGAAACTCTCCAGCCCGAGCCGGCCCGACGTGGTTTTCCCGGTGCTTCACGGCCCCATGGGCGAGGACGGCACGGTGCAGGGCCTGCTCGAGTTGGCCGGGGTTGCTTACGTGGGCTGCGGGGTGCTGGGTTCCGCCCTGGGCATGGACAAGGAGGTCTCCAAGCGCCTGGCCCTGCAGGCCGGCCTTCCCCTCCTGCCTTACCGCGTCATCCGCCGGCCCAGTCAGGGCTTGGCGGCCCTGCGCGAGCTCGGCCTGCCCGTCTTCGTCAAGCCAGCGCGCCTGGGCTCCTCGGTGGGAGTGAGCAAGGTCAAATCCGAGGCGGAGCTCCTGGCCGCCCTCGAGTCGGCCTTCCTCTACGATGACAAGGTCATCCTGGAAAAGGGCATCGAGGCGCGGGAAATCGAATGCGCGGCGCTGGGCGATCCCTGGGCCGAGGCCGAGGACCCTCTGGCTCTCAAGGCCTCGATTTGCGGCGAGATCGCCCCGCAAGCCGAGTTCTACGACTATAAGGCCAAGTATCTGGACCCCGAAGGAGCGCGGCTTCTGATTCCGGCTCCCCTGCCTCAAAAAACCTCCGATGAAATCCGGGAGATGGCCTTGGCCGCCTTCAAGGTCTTGGATTGCTACGCCATGGGGCGGGTGGACTTCCTCATGGACAAGCACGGCGGCCGGGTCTACTTCAATGAGATCAACACCATCCCGGGATTTACCCCCGCCAGCATGTACCCCCTCCTTTGGCAGGCCTCGGGAATCGAAACCCCGAAGCTCCTCGAGCTTCTGATCGAGCTGGCCCTGCGCCGCGGCCGCGCCCGCTCCAAACTCAAGACGACCCCTTGA
- the hpt gene encoding hypoxanthine phosphoribosyltransferase, with amino-acid sequence MKAPVHPDIERVLLDEEAIRERVRALGAQISRDYAGRKLTLVGILKGSVVFLGDLMRTLELECSIDFICVSSYNGASSSGAVRLILDLRESAQGKDLLVVEDIMDTGLTLHYLLDALQARQPRSVEVCALLDKPECRKVPIAAKYVGFEIPNHFVVGYGLDYQEKYRNLPYVGVLKKKAVRSS; translated from the coding sequence ATGAAAGCCCCAGTCCACCCGGACATCGAGAGGGTTTTGTTGGATGAGGAGGCGATACGGGAGCGGGTCCGGGCCTTGGGCGCGCAGATATCGCGGGATTACGCGGGGCGCAAGCTCACCTTGGTCGGGATACTCAAGGGGAGCGTGGTGTTCCTGGGGGATTTGATGCGGACCTTGGAACTCGAGTGCTCGATCGACTTTATCTGCGTTTCCTCTTATAACGGCGCCAGCTCGAGCGGTGCCGTGCGGCTGATCCTGGACCTGCGCGAGAGCGCCCAAGGCAAGGACCTTTTGGTCGTCGAGGACATCATGGATACTGGCCTGACCTTGCATTATCTTTTGGACGCCTTGCAGGCCAGGCAGCCCCGCTCTGTCGAGGTTTGCGCTCTCCTCGACAAGCCGGAATGCCGGAAAGTGCCCATAGCGGCCAAATACGTGGGGTTCGAGATTCCGAACCATTTCGTTGTCGGCTACGGCCTGGATTACCAGGAGAAGTACCGGAATTTGCCCTACGTGGGCGTTCTCAAAAAGAAGGCGGTCAGGAGCTCCTGA